A region from the Clostridia bacterium genome encodes:
- a CDS encoding GTP-binding protein, which translates to MLSHILAYIDFPDEDVDYIDEAEVMRLISDAAARIEELLSTYKSGRAITEGIDCAIVGRENAGKSSVMNRLTGEETSIVTDVAGTTRDVVSKSVSVGRAVLNLLDTAGVRETHDKVEQIGVRRALLSMDKAQLILYVTDMTDPRGPDSEIADRIKDKPVIVVLNKCDLSSDALGAGYGALGETIKVSAKTGEGFSELKQKIEDMFIDSSLDVARDDIITAERHFERLTRAREALFDATAGLEAGMTFDVVSIDIQTAADALGDISGQSAADEVIDRIFERFCIGK; encoded by the coding sequence GTGCTGTCCCATATACTTGCATATATAGATTTTCCCGACGAGGACGTCGATTATATAGATGAGGCCGAGGTCATGAGGCTCATATCCGACGCGGCGGCAAGGATAGAGGAGCTGCTTTCAACATATAAAAGCGGCCGTGCCATAACGGAGGGCATCGACTGCGCCATAGTGGGGCGCGAGAACGCGGGCAAATCGTCTGTTATGAACCGTCTCACGGGAGAAGAGACGAGCATAGTTACCGATGTGGCCGGTACAACGCGCGACGTCGTGTCAAAGTCAGTTTCTGTCGGACGCGCCGTTTTAAATCTTCTTGACACGGCAGGCGTAAGAGAGACGCACGACAAGGTTGAGCAGATAGGCGTTAGACGCGCCCTCTTGTCAATGGATAAGGCGCAGCTTATACTGTATGTAACGGATATGACCGATCCGCGCGGACCGGACAGCGAGATCGCAGACCGCATAAAAGATAAGCCCGTTATTGTCGTTTTAAACAAATGCGACCTTTCCTCCGACGCTCTCGGCGCGGGCTATGGCGCCCTGGGCGAGACGATAAAAGTAAGCGCAAAGACGGGCGAGGGCTTTTCGGAGCTTAAACAAAAAATCGAGGATATGTTCATAGACAGCTCGCTTGATGTTGCGCGGGATGATATAATAACGGCCGAGCGCCATTTTGAGAGACTTACGCGCGCGCGTGAGGCGCTTTTTGACGCTACGGCGGGACTTGAAGCCGGCATGACGTTCGACGTGGTGAGCATAGATATACAGACGGCCGCCGACGCGCTGGGAGATATATCGGGACAGAGCGCGGCCGACGAGGTAATAGACAGGATATTTGAACGCTTTTGTATAGGTAAGTGA